A stretch of Imperialibacter roseus DNA encodes these proteins:
- a CDS encoding acyltransferase codes for MKAVLKNIYRLLYPEKREPSSVEKYVNYIQKEEDSILKSVGLRFDREEMLEKRPYLTIGKRCLITASFVFETEKGEVVIGDNVHIGGATFISRNKIEIKDDVTLAWGITVYDHNSHSIHWEERKNDNHQCYEDYIQYNGDNLVNKDWSNVVSKPILIESKVWIGFNVIILKGVTIGEGSVIGAGSVVAKDIPPWSVAVGNPAEVIRTLKKAAIR; via the coding sequence ATGAAGGCAGTCCTGAAAAATATTTATCGACTATTATACCCAGAAAAGCGTGAACCTAGTTCGGTAGAAAAATATGTCAACTATATACAAAAAGAAGAAGACTCGATTCTGAAAAGTGTTGGTCTGAGATTTGATCGAGAGGAAATGTTAGAAAAAAGGCCTTACCTCACAATAGGAAAAAGGTGCCTGATAACTGCTAGTTTCGTTTTTGAAACAGAAAAAGGCGAAGTTGTGATTGGCGACAACGTACATATTGGAGGGGCTACCTTTATTAGCCGAAACAAAATAGAGATCAAAGATGACGTGACATTGGCCTGGGGCATCACAGTTTATGATCACAATTCCCATAGCATACATTGGGAGGAAAGAAAGAACGATAATCATCAATGCTATGAGGACTATATTCAATACAATGGCGATAATCTGGTCAATAAGGATTGGTCAAATGTAGTGAGTAAGCCAATTTTAATTGAAAGCAAAGTGTGGATAGGATTTAATGTTATTATTCTGAAGGGTGTAACTATTGGAGAAGGGTCAGTTATAGGTGCTGGAAGCGTGGTAGCCAAAGACATTCCCCCATGGTCAGTAGCTGTGGGAAATCCGGCCGAGGTTATTCGAACATTAAAAAAGGCAGCTATTAGATGA
- a CDS encoding NAD-dependent epimerase/dehydratase family protein has protein sequence MKILVIGSEGFIGKSLVRYLQLRQHDIWCADIQKKTGCSEYFQTIAPEAFDDIFQNNQFEVCINCAGSASVPFSISEPLIDFTLNVHLVANILNAIQKWNNNCKFLQLSSAAVYGNPKTLPIPENATLSPVSPYGVHKMHAEQICQYFYRYFKVQTAIVRVFSAYGTGLKKQLFWDVFNRIESNGSLQFFGTGNETRDFINIDDVTRAIGFVADKGTFEGNIYNLAAGKQTTIRDAIQSFLEVLKCDRPITFSGENRIGDPLFWEADIRKISALGFSPQVSLKEGLKNYALWLKG, from the coding sequence ATGAAAATACTTGTAATTGGCTCGGAAGGATTCATCGGAAAATCATTGGTGAGATATTTGCAGCTTCGTCAACATGACATTTGGTGTGCTGATATTCAAAAAAAAACGGGATGCTCAGAGTACTTTCAGACAATAGCGCCAGAAGCCTTCGATGATATTTTCCAGAATAACCAATTCGAGGTATGTATCAACTGTGCCGGGTCAGCATCTGTCCCATTCAGTATTTCAGAGCCGTTGATCGATTTTACACTCAATGTCCATTTGGTGGCAAACATTCTAAACGCTATTCAAAAATGGAACAATAACTGCAAATTTCTTCAGCTATCAAGCGCCGCTGTTTATGGTAACCCAAAAACTCTTCCAATACCAGAAAATGCTACGCTCTCGCCTGTTTCGCCATATGGAGTACATAAAATGCATGCTGAACAGATCTGTCAGTACTTCTACCGTTATTTTAAAGTGCAAACGGCGATCGTTAGAGTCTTTTCGGCATATGGCACTGGTCTGAAGAAGCAACTTTTTTGGGATGTTTTTAATCGGATTGAGAGCAATGGCAGTCTTCAATTTTTTGGAACTGGAAATGAAACAAGGGACTTCATAAACATTGATGACGTCACACGGGCAATTGGATTTGTTGCTGATAAAGGCACTTTTGAAGGTAATATATACAATCTCGCTGCCGGGAAGCAAACTACAATAAGAGACGCTATCCAAAGCTTTCTTGAAGTCCTGAAATGTGATAGACCGATAACTTTTAGCGGAGAAAATAGGATAGGTGATCCGCTGTTTTGGGAGGCAGATATACGTAAAATTTCAGCGCTAGGATTTTCGCCCCAAGTTTCTTTAAAAGAAGGGTTGAAAAATTACGCATTATGGCTAAAAGGCTGA